One part of the Bdellovibrio bacteriovorus genome encodes these proteins:
- a CDS encoding GatB/YqeY domain-containing protein, with product MEIRDKISADVKAAMIAKESAKLGALRMLQAAIKNREIDMRPDPITSDEVMNVIKKLVKQRKESIEQFQTAGRTDLVDQETAELKVLEVYLPAQMSREQIEALVTEVIAALGAKSVKDMGPVMKEVIAKSGGAADNKVVSEVIKSKLS from the coding sequence ATGGAAATCAGAGACAAAATCTCCGCTGACGTTAAAGCTGCCATGATCGCAAAAGAATCCGCAAAATTGGGAGCTCTTCGCATGCTCCAGGCTGCGATCAAAAACCGTGAAATCGACATGAGACCGGATCCAATCACTTCTGATGAAGTGATGAACGTGATCAAAAAGCTGGTTAAGCAGCGCAAAGAATCCATCGAACAATTCCAGACAGCAGGTCGTACAGATCTTGTTGATCAGGAAACCGCGGAACTGAAAGTACTGGAAGTTTATCTGCCAGCACAGATGAGCCGTGAACAAATCGAAGCTCTTGTTACCGAAGTAATTGCAGCATTGGGTGCTAAATCCGTGAAGGACATGGGTCCTGTGATGAAAGAAGTCATCGCGAAATCCGGCGGCGCCGCAGACAACAAAGTAGTGAGCGAAGTTATTAAATCCAAGCTTTCCTAA
- the rpsU gene encoding 30S ribosomal protein S21, whose amino-acid sequence MVKIKDGESFESAFRKFKKSCEKAGILSEVKKREHFEKPSVRLKKKSISARKRAVKKSRKGWND is encoded by the coding sequence ATGGTAAAGATCAAAGACGGTGAGTCTTTTGAATCTGCGTTCAGAAAATTCAAAAAGTCCTGCGAAAAAGCGGGTATTCTTTCTGAAGTTAAAAAACGCGAACACTTTGAAAAACCTTCTGTAAGACTTAAAAAGAAGTCTATCTCTGCTCGTAAACGCGCAGTGAAAAAATCCAGAAAAGGTTGGAACGACTAG
- a CDS encoding TerC family protein, which translates to MEMLANPQIWIAFFTLFALELVLGIDNVIFISILAGKLPKEQQDKARIAGLSLAVITRVILLFSLSWIIGLTAPLFTVFGQEISGRDLILLLGGLFLIVKSTMEINHKLEGVEGSQSNPVAHSFNAVIVQILLLDIVFSLDSVITAVGMVNEISVMIAAVVLSAAVMIVSAKSISNFVDSHPSLKILALSFLLMIGFTLIVEALEVHIPKGYVYFAMAFSVGVEMLNIRMRRKKPAEPVKLRERIAEETK; encoded by the coding sequence ATGGAAATGCTAGCGAATCCGCAAATCTGGATCGCCTTCTTTACTTTGTTTGCCCTTGAACTGGTTCTGGGCATCGACAACGTTATCTTTATCTCAATCCTTGCCGGTAAACTTCCGAAGGAACAACAGGACAAAGCCCGCATCGCCGGTCTAAGCCTTGCCGTGATCACACGCGTGATTCTGCTGTTCTCTTTGTCCTGGATCATCGGTCTGACGGCACCGCTGTTTACAGTCTTCGGCCAGGAAATCTCCGGCCGTGATTTGATTCTGCTTCTGGGGGGTCTGTTCCTGATTGTGAAATCCACCATGGAGATCAATCACAAACTTGAGGGCGTGGAAGGCTCCCAGTCCAACCCGGTGGCGCATTCCTTTAATGCAGTGATCGTGCAAATCCTGCTTTTGGACATCGTTTTCTCTCTGGATTCCGTTATCACCGCAGTTGGTATGGTGAATGAGATTTCCGTGATGATCGCGGCGGTAGTACTGTCAGCGGCCGTGATGATCGTGTCGGCAAAATCCATCAGCAACTTTGTGGATTCTCATCCATCCCTGAAAATTCTGGCGTTGAGTTTCCTGCTGATGATCGGCTTCACTTTGATCGTGGAAGCTTTGGAAGTTCACATTCCAAAAGGTTATGTTTACTTCGCAATGGCGTTCTCGGTCGGCGTTGAAATGCTGAACATCCGCATGCGCAGAAAGAAACCGGCAGAGCCTGTGAAACTGCGTGAAAGAATCGCCGAGGAAACAAAATAG
- the tadA gene encoding tRNA adenosine(34) deaminase TadA, with protein MSHPSHDEKWMRKALALARKAAEREEVPVAAIVVGPEGMISYAINTRERQQSPLGHAELLALHKASQKRGSWRLSDCTLYVTLEPCVMCAGAIQQSRISRVVYGAKDAKAGAVESLYHVLKDPRLNHQVEVSSGILEHQCSELLQDFFKGRRDEKKSEKAQKVFRDRASVVVLHEGKVLGFHAVDPTAQIPYFFLPGGAVEAGETAAATAARECLEETGYKIRILEDSAFERVYDFPWDGKVHACRTVFYVGVLDQEWVPPGKIEDASYHKGVDWLPAKDAAKVFGYSKDILWAVQKLLKTAQKQAARTAKKP; from the coding sequence GTGAGCCACCCTTCCCACGACGAAAAATGGATGCGCAAAGCCCTGGCGCTGGCCCGAAAAGCGGCCGAGCGTGAAGAAGTGCCTGTGGCCGCCATCGTTGTGGGACCGGAAGGGATGATCTCTTATGCGATCAACACCCGCGAACGTCAGCAGTCCCCCTTGGGACACGCCGAGCTTTTGGCTTTACACAAAGCCTCGCAAAAGCGCGGCAGTTGGCGTTTAAGTGATTGTACGTTGTATGTGACCCTGGAACCTTGTGTGATGTGTGCCGGCGCCATTCAGCAATCGCGCATCTCCCGCGTGGTTTATGGCGCCAAAGACGCCAAAGCCGGCGCGGTGGAAAGCCTTTATCATGTCCTGAAAGACCCGCGCCTGAATCATCAGGTCGAAGTCAGCTCTGGCATTCTTGAACACCAATGCAGCGAGCTTTTGCAGGATTTTTTCAAAGGCCGCCGCGACGAAAAGAAATCCGAAAAAGCCCAGAAGGTATTCCGCGATCGCGCCAGCGTCGTGGTTTTGCACGAAGGTAAAGTCCTGGGTTTCCATGCAGTGGATCCCACAGCCCAAATTCCTTATTTCTTCCTTCCCGGTGGAGCGGTTGAAGCAGGCGAAACGGCTGCTGCCACTGCGGCACGCGAGTGTCTGGAAGAAACCGGCTACAAGATCCGCATCCTGGAAGATTCCGCCTTTGAACGCGTCTATGACTTTCCTTGGGACGGCAAAGTACACGCCTGCCGGACGGTGTTTTACGTCGGAGTTTTGGATCAAGAATGGGTCCCGCCAGGCAAAATTGAAGATGCCTCTTATCACAAGGGTGTGGACTGGCTGCCAGCCAAAGACGCCGCCAAAGTGTTTGGCTACAGCAAAGACATCCTCTGGGCCGTGCAAAAACTACTCAAAACCGCCCAAAAGCAAGCAGCCAGAACTGCCAAAAAACCTTAG
- a CDS encoding DEAD/DEAH box helicase: MTTTKFTDLPLIAPLQFSLKEAGYETPTPIQLAAIPVILEGHDLLGIAQTGTGKTAAFSLPILQNLSKHTRKIEPKSPRCLILTPTRELAIQIHENIEAYSKHLNMKHAVIFGGVGQNPQVRALQGGVDILVATPGRLMDLHGQKHLKLDRVEIFVLDEADRMLDMGFMQDIKKILPLLPQKRHNLFFSATMPHEIQTLANRILVNPKKVEVTPVSSTAEKVEQHVMYVDKPQKLDLLLHVLKDEALSKVLVFVQMKYGANRVVDRLTKAGIPAAGIHGDKSQNQRQRALEEFKNGDVRVLVATDIAARGIDIDGITHVINLELPHIPESYVHRIGRTARAGATGVSISFCTAEERSFLYAIEKTTRTKVNVIEDHPFHSTEIANAPVMTVGKAKAILEGQRLQNKAKNRGGGQRRQGGGAPQGGQGGGKKAGGGKPAHGGNKPAHGGGKPHAKSEHKSEGAASHKAHSKPAHAKPAHKPAHKSEGKSAGKSEHAPKKRSFWSRLRNKD, translated from the coding sequence ATGACGACGACTAAATTTACTGACCTTCCTTTGATTGCCCCTCTTCAATTTTCACTTAAAGAAGCAGGATACGAAACTCCAACCCCAATTCAGTTGGCAGCGATCCCTGTTATTCTTGAAGGGCACGATCTGCTGGGCATCGCCCAGACCGGCACCGGAAAAACCGCAGCGTTTTCTTTGCCGATTCTGCAGAACCTTTCCAAACACACGCGCAAGATCGAACCAAAATCCCCGCGCTGTCTGATTCTGACTCCGACCCGCGAGCTGGCCATTCAGATTCACGAAAACATCGAGGCTTACAGCAAACACCTGAACATGAAACACGCCGTGATCTTCGGCGGTGTGGGACAAAACCCGCAGGTGCGCGCCCTTCAGGGTGGCGTGGACATTCTGGTGGCAACGCCGGGTCGTCTGATGGATCTGCACGGACAAAAGCATCTGAAACTGGATCGCGTGGAAATCTTCGTGCTGGACGAAGCCGACCGCATGCTGGACATGGGTTTCATGCAGGACATTAAAAAAATCCTGCCTCTGCTTCCGCAAAAACGTCACAACCTGTTCTTCTCGGCGACTATGCCGCACGAAATTCAAACTCTGGCCAACCGTATTCTGGTGAATCCGAAGAAAGTGGAAGTGACTCCGGTGTCTTCAACTGCTGAGAAAGTTGAGCAGCATGTGATGTACGTCGACAAGCCTCAGAAGCTTGATTTGCTGTTGCATGTCCTGAAAGATGAAGCGCTCTCCAAGGTGCTGGTGTTCGTGCAGATGAAGTACGGCGCCAATCGCGTCGTGGACCGCCTGACAAAAGCAGGCATCCCTGCTGCCGGAATTCACGGTGACAAATCCCAGAACCAGCGTCAGCGTGCGCTGGAGGAATTCAAGAACGGTGATGTGCGTGTGCTGGTGGCAACCGACATCGCAGCCCGTGGCATTGACATCGACGGTATCACTCACGTGATCAACCTGGAACTTCCGCACATTCCAGAATCTTATGTTCACCGCATCGGCAGAACGGCACGCGCAGGCGCTACCGGTGTTTCGATTTCTTTCTGCACGGCTGAAGAAAGATCCTTCCTTTATGCGATTGAAAAAACCACTCGCACCAAGGTTAACGTCATCGAAGATCATCCGTTCCATTCCACTGAAATTGCCAATGCTCCGGTGATGACTGTTGGTAAAGCCAAAGCCATCCTAGAAGGCCAGCGCCTGCAGAATAAGGCTAAAAACCGTGGCGGCGGCCAACGTCGTCAAGGTGGTGGTGCGCCTCAAGGCGGCCAGGGTGGCGGAAAGAAAGCCGGTGGTGGGAAACCTGCTCATGGCGGCAACAAGCCAGCTCACGGCGGCGGCAAACCGCACGCGAAGTCCGAGCACAAATCTGAAGGAGCAGCTTCTCACAAAGCTCACTCAAAACCTGCGCACGCAAAACCGGCTCACAAACCCGCTCACAAAAGTGAAGGCAAGTCTGCTGGTAAAAGCGAGCACGCACCAAAGAAGCGCAGCTTCTGGAGCCGTCTGCGCAACAAAGACTAA
- a CDS encoding gamma-glutamyl-gamma-aminobutyrate hydrolase family protein gives MDAAKPLLIGLSPRLLYKTPDGFEIKSKSIQYLEQNLAHLIAKHGGLVFMVPSLESSGLLEKDDLNVHQYAEILDGLVLQGGVDICPILYGEEPIEVMANHKTDPIRDRYELKLLKAFATRNKPVLGICRGFQLMNVFKGGTLFQDLPTQLPSNLAHFKSELYEKLTHRVEITPGGMLQQMYTAGGEIVSIHHQGVKKLGNGLRVEATSEDGLVEAFSSTQDGFFVGVQWHPEFHIDEEERFLSSEPLVKKFLEACKGPLVKPSENILGL, from the coding sequence ATGGACGCAGCAAAACCCTTGCTGATTGGTCTTTCTCCTCGTCTGCTTTATAAAACGCCGGACGGCTTTGAGATCAAAAGCAAATCAATCCAGTACCTTGAGCAGAATCTGGCACACCTGATCGCCAAACACGGCGGCCTGGTCTTTATGGTTCCGTCTTTAGAATCATCCGGCCTGCTGGAAAAAGACGATCTGAATGTTCACCAGTACGCAGAAATTCTGGATGGTTTGGTCCTTCAGGGCGGGGTTGATATCTGTCCGATCCTGTATGGTGAAGAACCCATTGAAGTCATGGCCAATCACAAGACCGATCCGATTCGTGATCGCTATGAACTGAAATTGCTGAAGGCCTTCGCCACCCGCAATAAGCCGGTGTTAGGCATCTGTCGTGGCTTTCAGTTGATGAATGTCTTTAAGGGCGGAACCTTATTCCAGGATCTGCCAACCCAGCTTCCCAGCAATCTGGCGCACTTTAAGTCTGAGCTTTATGAAAAGCTCACGCACCGGGTGGAAATCACTCCGGGCGGAATGCTTCAGCAGATGTACACGGCGGGCGGAGAGATTGTTTCGATCCATCATCAGGGCGTGAAAAAACTGGGGAATGGGCTGCGAGTCGAAGCGACCTCTGAAGACGGTCTGGTGGAGGCGTTTAGTTCCACTCAAGACGGCTTCTTTGTGGGTGTTCAGTGGCACCCGGAGTTTCATATCGACGAGGAAGAAAGATTCCTGTCGTCAGAGCCTTTGGTGAAGAAGTTTCTGGAGGCCTGTAAGGGCCCCCTGGTGAAACCTTCGGAAAATATTCTGGGTCTTTGA
- a CDS encoding response regulator transcription factor, with translation MAAKKIVIVDDYEESCKLLAEILSSTYECSYTSDSTSAFRLINEKRPDLILLDYKMPGVMGVDVCRMVRESDSTKNTPIIFVSGAATIDERIKAFETGADDFISKPFHVKELILRIKARLSEKEPEAASELNAANLKMNLLSRQVFVDGEEVNLTPKQFDILKLLVAGKNNLVTREKCLSEIWGDTEVTSRNVDSQINYLKRKIHKFNGRIVAVPSLGYRLEAQE, from the coding sequence TTGGCTGCAAAAAAAATCGTGATTGTAGATGACTATGAAGAAAGCTGTAAGCTCCTGGCAGAGATTCTCAGCTCCACGTATGAGTGTTCTTACACTTCAGACAGCACCTCGGCGTTTCGCCTGATCAATGAAAAGCGTCCGGATCTGATCCTTTTGGATTATAAAATGCCGGGTGTGATGGGTGTGGATGTGTGTCGTATGGTTCGTGAAAGCGATTCCACGAAAAATACACCGATCATCTTCGTGTCCGGTGCGGCGACGATTGATGAAAGAATCAAGGCGTTTGAAACCGGCGCGGATGATTTCATTTCCAAGCCTTTCCATGTGAAAGAGCTGATTTTGCGAATCAAAGCTCGCCTTTCTGAAAAAGAGCCGGAAGCGGCTTCAGAACTGAATGCGGCGAATTTGAAGATGAACCTTCTTTCCCGTCAGGTGTTTGTCGATGGTGAAGAAGTGAATCTGACACCAAAGCAGTTTGATATTCTGAAGCTTCTGGTGGCGGGGAAAAACAACCTGGTCACGCGTGAAAAATGTCTTTCAGAAATTTGGGGCGACACCGAAGTGACGTCCCGAAATGTGGATTCACAGATCAACTATCTGAAACGTAAAATTCATAAATTCAACGGCCGCATCGTGGCGGTTCCTTCGTTGGGCTATCGCCTGGAAGCTCAGGAATAG
- a CDS encoding translation initiation factor yields the protein MFRLEKGGRGGKTVTVLDGFPRNEEYLKTLAKEFKAKCGVGGTHILGDKAGMIEIQGDKRDQLKKILEAKKIKFKGM from the coding sequence GTGTTCCGCCTGGAAAAAGGGGGACGGGGTGGAAAGACGGTCACGGTTCTTGATGGATTCCCTCGTAATGAAGAGTACTTAAAGACTTTGGCCAAAGAATTCAAAGCCAAATGTGGCGTCGGTGGAACCCACATCCTGGGCGACAAAGCCGGGATGATCGAAATCCAGGGTGACAAAAGAGACCAATTGAAGAAGATTCTGGAAGCGAAGAAGATCAAGTTTAAAGGCATGTAA
- a CDS encoding SpoVR family protein codes for MANLTPELEAERKRICQIAKDAGLDFFETIFELITYDQINQFAAYGGFPVRYPHWKFGMEYEHLSKSYEYGLSKIYEMVINTDPCYAYLMEGNAMMDQKLVMAHVYGHCDFFKNNIWFSKTNRKMMDQMANHATRIRRYMDRHGQDVVENFIDVCLSLENLIDRYSPYVEKSVVKPQNPPPAQEPNYLLRVDRSYMRDYINPPSFVEEQRQKAEAEAQAKAQRFPAEPEKDVLNFFIHYAPLTDWQQDVLSIIRDEAYYFSPQGMTKTMNEGWASYWHSKLMTTKILNDSEIIDFADHHAGTMAMAPNGYNPYKVGIELMRDIEERWNKGQFGREWEECDDVRERKHWDRKLGLGRDKIFEVRKVCNDVTFIDQFLTEDFCVRNKMFVYKFNKKTQKFEVDTKDFKAIKAQLLFHMTNFGQPIIRIEDANFENRGELLLTHLHEGIDMQPDFMSETLKNVFKLWKRPVNIATVMDETPQLFRFDGKEYTQHKLGEEPSPNPSNQESSGS; via the coding sequence ATGGCTAATCTGACACCCGAACTTGAAGCCGAAAGAAAAAGAATCTGCCAGATCGCGAAAGACGCAGGCCTTGATTTCTTTGAGACGATCTTTGAGCTGATCACCTATGATCAAATCAACCAGTTCGCCGCTTACGGTGGATTCCCGGTGCGCTATCCGCACTGGAAGTTCGGGATGGAGTATGAGCACCTTTCCAAGAGCTATGAATACGGCCTTTCCAAAATCTATGAAATGGTGATCAACACCGACCCGTGCTATGCGTACCTGATGGAAGGTAACGCCATGATGGACCAGAAACTGGTGATGGCGCACGTGTACGGTCACTGTGATTTCTTTAAGAACAACATCTGGTTTTCCAAGACCAACCGCAAAATGATGGATCAGATGGCGAATCATGCCACGCGCATCCGCCGCTACATGGACCGTCATGGTCAGGATGTGGTGGAAAACTTCATCGACGTGTGTTTGTCTCTGGAAAACCTGATCGACCGTTACAGCCCTTATGTGGAAAAGTCTGTGGTAAAGCCGCAGAATCCGCCACCGGCGCAGGAACCAAACTATCTGCTGCGCGTGGATCGTTCCTACATGCGGGACTATATCAATCCGCCTTCTTTTGTTGAAGAGCAGCGACAGAAAGCGGAAGCCGAGGCGCAGGCCAAAGCTCAGCGCTTCCCGGCGGAACCTGAAAAAGACGTTCTTAATTTCTTCATTCACTATGCGCCGCTGACGGACTGGCAGCAGGATGTGCTTTCGATCATCCGGGATGAGGCTTATTACTTCTCGCCTCAGGGTATGACGAAAACCATGAATGAAGGCTGGGCGTCTTACTGGCACTCGAAACTGATGACGACCAAGATTCTGAATGACTCTGAAATCATCGACTTTGCCGATCACCATGCCGGCACGATGGCGATGGCTCCAAACGGGTATAATCCGTACAAGGTCGGCATCGAACTGATGCGCGATATTGAGGAGCGCTGGAACAAGGGTCAGTTCGGTCGTGAATGGGAAGAATGCGATGACGTGCGTGAGCGCAAGCACTGGGACAGGAAGTTGGGCCTGGGTCGCGACAAGATCTTCGAGGTCAGAAAAGTCTGCAATGACGTGACGTTCATTGATCAGTTCCTGACGGAAGACTTCTGTGTGCGCAACAAAATGTTTGTGTACAAGTTCAATAAGAAAACCCAGAAGTTCGAGGTCGACACCAAGGACTTCAAGGCGATCAAAGCCCAATTGCTGTTCCATATGACGAACTTCGGTCAGCCGATCATTCGCATTGAGGACGCAAACTTTGAAAACCGCGGGGAGCTGCTTTTGACCCATCTGCATGAAGGCATCGACATGCAGCCGGATTTCATGAGCGAAACCCTGAAAAACGTTTTCAAGCTTTGGAAACGCCCGGTGAATATCGCGACCGTGATGGATGAAACTCCGCAGCTTTTTAGATTCGATGGAAAAGAGTATACTCAGCACAAGTTGGGTGAAGAGCCCAGCCCTAATCCATCCAATCAAGAGAGCTCAGGTTCGTGA
- a CDS encoding DUF444 family protein, with the protein MSIREDHNRFREIVKGKVKEDLRKYVSQGEMIGKREDEFVKIPLPRIDIPNFRYGPKQQGGVGQGEGQPGQDVGDPGEGGQGQAGEAPGEHLVEVEMSMDELADILGEKLELPLIQPKGAKNIESLKTKFTGLAPVGPEGLRHFKSSYKRALKRMVGSGTYNSEDPLVLPIRRDMQYKSFKKVQQPQTQAVVIYMMDVSGSMGDEQKEIVRLESFWINTWLRKHYKGLETRFIIHDASAKEVDEDTFFRTSESGGTLISSAYKLCQEIIQTDYPTNEWNIYPFHFSDGDNWSGEDTRLCVKMLQEFFLPNCNVFSYGQVESKYGSGQFLKDLQKEFGEDERLTLSQIENRDKILDSIKDFLGKGR; encoded by the coding sequence ATGTCGATACGCGAAGACCATAACAGATTCAGAGAGATCGTTAAAGGCAAGGTCAAAGAGGATCTGCGCAAGTACGTCTCTCAGGGCGAAATGATCGGGAAGCGCGAAGATGAATTCGTGAAGATTCCGCTTCCGCGCATCGATATTCCCAACTTCCGGTACGGTCCCAAACAACAGGGCGGGGTCGGTCAGGGCGAAGGGCAGCCGGGTCAGGACGTTGGCGATCCGGGTGAAGGCGGACAGGGTCAGGCCGGAGAAGCTCCGGGTGAACATCTGGTTGAAGTCGAAATGTCGATGGACGAACTGGCGGACATTCTGGGTGAAAAACTGGAACTGCCGCTGATTCAACCCAAGGGTGCTAAGAACATCGAATCCCTGAAGACGAAGTTCACGGGCCTGGCTCCGGTCGGACCGGAAGGCTTGCGCCACTTTAAATCCTCTTACAAACGCGCTTTGAAGCGCATGGTGGGATCGGGAACTTACAATTCTGAAGATCCGCTGGTGCTGCCGATCCGCCGGGATATGCAGTACAAGTCCTTTAAAAAAGTGCAGCAGCCGCAAACCCAGGCCGTGGTCATCTATATGATGGACGTGTCGGGTTCCATGGGTGATGAGCAGAAGGAAATTGTCCGTCTGGAAAGTTTCTGGATCAACACGTGGCTGCGCAAACACTATAAGGGCCTGGAAACCAGATTCATTATTCACGACGCCTCTGCCAAAGAGGTGGATGAAGACACGTTCTTCCGCACCAGTGAATCGGGCGGAACCCTGATCAGCTCGGCCTATAAGCTGTGCCAGGAAATCATCCAGACAGACTATCCCACGAATGAGTGGAACATTTATCCGTTCCATTTTTCTGATGGCGATAATTGGTCGGGCGAGGATACGCGTCTATGTGTTAAGATGCTGCAGGAATTCTTCCTGCCGAACTGTAACGTGTTCAGTTATGGCCAGGTGGAAAGTAAATACGGCAGCGGGCAGTTCCTGAAGGATCTGCAAAAGGAATTTGGCGAGGACGAACGACTGACTTTGAGTCAGATCGAAAACCGCGACAAGATCCTGGATTCAATCAAAGACTTCCTTGGTAAAGGCCGCTAG